The genomic window CACCTCCAAGAAAGCTTCTAGGAAGTGCTGAGTTTCACATGAGCAGATTTTCAGGGAGGCACCCCTGTCACCTTCTCTAGGCAACTCAGGACAGAAGAATGGACGCAAAGGCTCCAAACATGAGAGACAACTATATGTATAGATGAGGGCATTTTCTCTAGCATCAAAAAATTTGAGTTCTTCCATCTCAACATCTAAAAAAATCCCTATGTGGCTAAGTTTGGGGCTCGCAGGAATTCTGATTTCTGGGGTGGAGCTGGTACAGATTGCTCCTGCCTTCATGCTGATCAACCAGAAGccatgctcagcagagaaaccgcccttcctctttctgtcaACCGATTCCTTGCAAATCCCCAGAGTccactccttcccatctcccaccTCGACCTCCCAGTAATGGCAGCCAGAGGAGAAGTATGGCATGCCCAGGACACAGATCAGGTAGGTGAATCTCTGGGGATCTTCCACTGGGTTGTGGCAGATCTTCCCACACCAAACATTCCTTAGGTCATCAGAGAGGACAAGGAAGGGGTTGGCAGTGCTTCCATCCAGAGTCATATCCTCCTGGAATCTCAGCAACTCTTTGCTCATGTGCAGACTTTTCATCAGTAGGCCACTGTGTTGTCTGATCAGAAGGGACAGTGCTCTGATTTGCCATTCCTCCAAAGGGGGACTTTCAGTTACCCCTCGACACATGGGGCAGGTCAATTTCAGATCCCTGTGTTCTAGCATCCATCTTTGAATGCACTGAAAGCAGAACACATGTTCGCAGGAGAGTAAAATGGGACAGAAGAAAATTTCCAGACAAACTGGACAGGTCACCTCCTCTTGCAGACTTTGGGCCATGGTCCCAGTGAAGGTCACTCCTTGACAGTGAACTGAGCTGAAGCAGCCCTTTATAAGCTCCTGAAAGTGATCAGGAACCGTCTGTACACAATCTGTTCAATAATCAGGATATACCTAAATccaatacaaaaattaaataatataaatctttCTGTAGTTTATACAGCAAAGTGGCACAAAGTCACCAGAGAATCATAGTAAAAGCACTATCTGTGAGAAAAGTCATCAAAAACTATACAAAATCTAGGcgatcacaaatgagagaaacaGGACAGTGGACATTGTCTTCTCAGGTGGAGCAGTTTACCTTGTGTGGAGACATCCAGATGAGATCTTCTCTGCTCTGACCACAGCTTCTCTCTCTGAGAGCTGAGTCCAACAAGGTCTTTCATAGGATCACAGAGGGCAGTATCTGCTTCTAATCAGTTTTCCTTCGTAGGTCACCAGCAGTCCAAGAAAAAGAACTTCCACATCTAAATACAACCATAAAAATAAAGCCAATCTGACTCTAGCCATTTCAGAAAAGTGAGAAACCCTGTGTATTTTCAAAGAAAGCCACCACACGTGAGTCAAACTAGCAAAAACCA from Meles meles chromosome 5, mMelMel3.1 paternal haplotype, whole genome shotgun sequence includes these protein-coding regions:
- the RFPL4B gene encoding ret finger protein-like 4B codes for the protein MAQSLQEEVTCPVCLEIFFCPILLSCEHVFCFQCIQRWMLEHRDLKLTCPMCRGVTESPPLEEWQIRALSLLIRQHSGLLMKSLHMSKELLRFQEDMTLDGSTANPFLVLSDDLRNVWCGKICHNPVEDPQRFTYLICVLGMPYFSSGCHYWEVEVGDGKEWTLGICKESVDRKRKGGFSAEHGFWLISMKAGAICTSSTPEIRIPASPKLSHIGIFLDVEMEELKFFDARENALIYTYSCLSCLEPLRPFFCPELPREGDRGASLKICSCETQHFLEAFLEVNE